One segment of Anastrepha obliqua isolate idAnaObli1 chromosome 3, idAnaObli1_1.0, whole genome shotgun sequence DNA contains the following:
- the LOC129241653 gene encoding uncharacterized protein LOC129241653: MDIILPYNTQNREHFCNSALKAGFHEFVAIKMLYTMKDSDLDVFQLMGRERLELLFYGWEVCQMHWDDLGNKNVIPPYLNTVLKQIVQYSLDIWFSKEWEECRPHHKAMLLVCIKRAKNVLQKLPGSDIFNWEYALQLGVKPWDIPYLNQFMVCNRNLVESLKQSSEHVEAPATVEDIQHLQKEGLALLLLRLIKLFDGGIFEGVRKLSMRIIAAWNHEYEQSKLEAKLAHPEVKNQHKTCLILICHIYLMAIYEMDDIRGFVIDNVLNNIRFYYRNMIDCASIKENSAEQMEYTPARYIAITCINLQISSNEFIDAFIYDSYDENFVSLFGVISQSYMSYLLGHQIMEMNKLNEDDFNKCIEDFKRVIHLYIIERERSEEFMMNELHKKEMKRRSHSLSITKENLTCFYTKMCKGNRLSNIGSTEHTDGGNKQLFAADEENERRVDPVFQNLPNNSDVLNYVYTVLVKRTHRGWYFAKLIVLLKIIGLQLNAIETWRYHPGLTPEFLLNLEVKLSKHFEDLALIFQEHLFMEQEFWLTGFYLNPCKKYYETVIRSGMRANRLSHRFETGENYDDEERYDSRRDRREKGDKGEKVNAINAKYGLLSSTIDVKEIVKLANHDAPEIDYGQLCNALRAFKLPENTIKDLLTVIFLPRNKSFAWALNWVELRKRCKSLLKDAEQKRHFIELNMAEANDRLKFLKIDYEKYKHRPQLDYGSIEQGYENTGMPNFSKDSSDENEDEDSEDFEADSDLDEPAKHEPKKTDHSLLFDTYFMSTRRTRARAAAMIANVLEKDEIMSNEEKEEDIKKSDQLTEEVKESVCDTSEAGTATINETKRDFNEILNERKVFSNSTSGFNPFPDIWSLNGQELKTIENNVPHLETSTLFNKSAKLEVLKTNSIKLLNEQRLKYKMLEERRQQIRNAEAIMRAEEAQKFGKNKETGKEGSMQKTSASAETNKDKSESFTDLEMHEDESDVSTTARRDSDEVNDLSKDEQMDQSEDVLVATDKERQSPVKAKNHAVAKNESNLSVVTRVKNEKNSNNDKCGTTASTVQNESHPTEQEDLLKLCMAKKLRVRLRRLTVADVQKLRQPSVRLQRMNLQEVANQMGKPRRAERKVYIDLDETSKSSNNSFCGERTLTDTLKRRLYSSESSTESDEFNKRRRGGRAIRGRGLSSGHVRTQRGGLLKSLKVTPRSASGLKFRISTSEISSSGGANATTNASMAGVKANSLPVIDYIQISSSSSSDDLEPYSQLDVVREEEKMDVAIDPLYEEEIPIFRL, from the exons ATGGATATCATATTGCCATATAATACGCAGAACCGGGAGCACTTCTGTAATTCTGCACTGAAAGCTGGATTTCATGAATTTGTTGCG atTAAAATGCTGTACACTATGAAAGACTCCGATTTGGATGTGTTTCAACTGATGGGACGCGAACGTTTGGAATTACTGTTTTATGGTTGGGAGGTATGTCAGATGCATTGGGATGACCTGGGAAATAAGAACGTTATACCACCCTATTTGAACACTGTCCTAAAGCAAATTGTACAATATTCACTGGACATTTGGTTTAGCAAGGAGTGGGAGGAGTGCAGACCCCACCACAAAGCTATGCTCCTTGTTTGTATTAAGCGTGCAAAAAATGTGTTGCAAAAATTACCTGGTAGCGATATCTTCAATTGGGAGTACGCACTACAATTGGGTGTCAAACCGTGGGATATACCATATTTAAATCAGTTTATGGTATGTAATAGAAATTTGGTTGAAAGTTTGAAGCAGTCGAGTGAGCATGTAGAGGCACCAGCTACAGTTGAAG ATATCCAACATCTTCAAAAGGAGGGTTTAGCCTTGCTATTATTGCGTCTCATCAAACTCTTTGACGGCGGCATTTTCGAAGGTGTTCGTAAATTATCGATGCGCATCATTGCTGCCTGGAATCATGAGTATGAACAGAGCAAGCTCGAAGCAAAACTTGCGCATCCAGAAGTGAAAAACCAGCACAAAACGTGTTTAATACTTATATGCCATATTTACTTAATGGCCATATATGAAATGGATGATATACGCGGTTTCGTTATTGATAATGTG cTAAATAACATACGTTTTTACTATCGAAATATGATAGACTGTGCAAGCATTAAAGAAAATTCAGCGGAGCAAATGGAATACACGCCAGCCCGTTATATTGCCATAACGTGTATTAATCTGCAAATAAGTAGTAATGAGTTCATTGATGCCTTCATATACGATTCATACGACGAAAATTTCGTTAGCCTTTTTGGTGTTATATCACAATCCTATATGAGCTATTTGCTTGGTCATCAAATAATGGAAATGAATAAATTGAATGAGGACGATTTCAATAAGTGCATCGAAGATTTTAAACGTGTTATTCATTTGTATATAATTGAAAGGGAACGAAGCGAAGAATTTATGATGAACGAATTgcacaaaaaagaaatgaaacgcCGTAGCCACAGCTTGTCGATTACTAAAGAAAATCTTACATGTTTCTATACTAAAATGTGTAAAGGGAATCGCCTGAGCAACATTGGCAGTACGGAGCATACAGATGGTGGAAACAAACAACTTTTTGCAGCGGATGAGGAAAACGAACGTCGCGTTGATCCAGTTTTCCAAAATTTGCCAAATAACTCCGATGTGCTCAATTATGTTTATACTGTATTGGTGAAGCGG ACACACAGAGGCTGGTACTTCGCTAAGCTTATAGTACTGCTAAAGATTATTGGACTGCAATTGAATGCCATTGAAACTTGGCGCTATCATCCAGGTTTAACACCTGAATTCTTACTAAACCTCGAAGTAAAACTCTCCAAACACTTTGAAGATTTGGCATTAATTTTCCAAGAACATCTTTTTATGGAACAAGAATTTTGGTTGACTGGCTTTTATTTAAATCCCTGTAAAAAGTACTATGAAACTGTAATACGTAGTGGTATGCGCGCGAATCGTCTGAGTCACCGTTTTGAAACTGGTGAAAACTACGATGATGAGGAAAGATACGATAGTAGAAGAGATCGGCGCGAAAAAGGTGACAAAGGAGAGAAAGTGAATGCTATTAATGCTAAGTACGGATTGCTTAGTTCAACTATTGATgtaaaagaaattgtaaaattagcAAACCACGATGCACCCGAGATTGATTATGGACAATTGTGCAACGCTTTGCGGGCCTTCAAACTACCCGAAAACACCATTAAAGATCTGCTCACTGTCATTTTCCTGCCACgaaataaaagttttgcttgGGCTCTTAATTGGGTCGAATTGCGCAAGCGTTGCAAAAGTCTGCTAAAAGATGCCGAACAGAAACGCCACTTTATAGAGCTGAATATGGCTGAGGCAAATGATCgtcttaaatttttgaaaattgactATGAAAAGTACAAACATCGGCCGCAGTTAGATTATGGTAGTATCGAGCAGGGCTATGAGAATACAGGCATGCCAAATTTTAGCAAAGACAGTAGCGATGAGAATGAGGATGAAGACTCCGAAGACTTTGAAGCCGATTCCGATTTGGATGAGCCGGCTAAGCATGAAc CTAAGAAAACCGATCACTCGCTACTATTCGATACGTATTTCATGAGTACACGCCGTACACGAGCACGTGCTGCCGCCATGATTGCGAATGTCTTGGAAAAGGATGAAATTATGTCAAACGAAGAAAAGGAGGAGGACATAAAGAAATCAGATCAGCTAACCGAAGAAGTGAAGGAATCAGTTTGTGATACCAGTGAAGCTGGCACAGCCACAATAAATGAGACGAAACGTGATTTTAACGAAATTCTAAATGAACGCAAAGTGTTCAGCAATAGTACCAGCGGTTTCAATCCATTTCCAGATATTTGGAGTTTAAATGGGCAAGAATTGAAAACCATAGAGAATAATGTACCTCATTTAGAGACTAGCACCTTGTTCAATAAGTCGGCCAAGTTAGAAGTATTGAAAACGAATAGCATCAAACTACTTAACGAGCAGAGATTAAAGTATAAAATGTTAGAAGAGAGGCGTCAACAAATAAGGAACGCGGAAGCTATTATGCGAGCTGAGGAAGCTCAAAAGTTTGGAAAGAACAAAGAGACTGGCAAGGAAGGAAGTATGCAGAAAA CTTCAGCTTCCGCAGAAACAAATAAGGACAAATCAGAGTCATTtaccgatttggaaatg CATGAAGATGAAAGCGACGTCTCTACAACTGCGCGTCGCGACAGTGACGAAGTAAATGACTTAAGTAAAGACGAACAGATGGACCAAAGCGAGGATGTACTCGTCGCTACAGACAAAGAGCGCCAAAGCCCTGTAAAGGCGAAAAATCATGCAGTCGCCAAAAATGAATCAAATTTATCCGTAGTGACGCGcgttaaaaatgaaaagaattcgAATAATGATAAGTGCGGAACGACTGCAAGTACAGTACAGAACGAATCGCACCCAACAGAACAAGAGGATCTACTAAAACTTTGCATGGCAAAGAAATTGCGGGTTAGATTGCGCAGATTGACAGTCGCAGATGTGCAAAAATTACGACAGCCAAGTGTGCGTTTGCAGCGCATGAATTTGCAGGAGGTAGCTAATCAAATGGGAAAGCCGCGGCGTGCTGAAAGGAAAG TCTACATTGATTTGGATGAAACGTCAAAGTCCAGCAATAATTCGTTTTGTGGTGAACGCACCTTAACAGATACGCTTAAACGACGCTTATACTCCTCCGAGTCGTCTACAGAGTCGGACGAATTCAACAAAAGACGGCGTGGGGGTCGGGCAATTCGCGGCAGAGGTCTTTCGAGTGGACACGTACGAACTCAACGTGGTGGACTATTGAAGAGCTTAAAGGTGACGCCACGCAGTGCAAGTGGGTTGAAATTTCGGATCTCAACCAGCGAAATATCAAGTAGTGGTGGCGCCAACGCAACCACAAATGCCAGTATGGCTGGTGTAAAAGCCAATAGCTTGCCCGTTATTGATTACATACAAATCTCTTCCTCGTCATCGTCAGACGACTTGGAGCCTTACAGTCAATTAGACGTGGTGCGAGAGGAAGAGAAAATGGATGTAGCAATCGATCCACTATATGAGGAGGAAATACCTATATTTAGACTTTAG